A window from Leifsonia sp. AG29 encodes these proteins:
- a CDS encoding rhamnulokinase, with translation MTGSRAGSVAAVDLGATSGRVMHARVGARTLELTEAARFANTPVRLWEGDRAALHWNVTGLFGHVLDGLAAVARSEPGLASIGVDSWAVDYSLLAGGRLVGEPYHYRDERTERGVSLVHGAVPPEELYREGGLQFLPFNSVYQLAVDRDSGDLDRSDGFLLIPDLLTYWLTGERVAERTNASTTALLAADGRWNDRLIERLGLRRDLFPPLVDAGTGVGRLLPSLDLGFDGDGPVVTAVGSHDTASAVVAVPMDPTRAAYISCGTWGLVGVELEHRVVSDAGRAANFTNEGGVDGRVRYLHNVMGLWLLSESLREWQRRGLPVTLESLLTEAAALPRPADLFDADDPRFLAPGDLPGRIAGWFAERGLRAPASPAGMVRVIIESLAEAFARTVRQAAELTGVPVETINIVGGGSRNALLCQATADRAGVPVVAGPVEATAIGNALVQARAVGFIEGDLETLRALVAATVPLTRYEPAGLRGAAGSASAAAASASAASASAASAPARGAH, from the coding sequence ATGACCGGGTCGCGCGCCGGCTCGGTCGCGGCCGTCGACCTCGGCGCGACCAGCGGACGGGTCATGCACGCCCGGGTCGGCGCGCGCACGCTCGAGCTCACCGAGGCGGCGCGCTTCGCGAACACGCCCGTGCGGCTGTGGGAGGGAGACCGCGCCGCCCTGCACTGGAACGTGACCGGGCTGTTCGGGCACGTCCTCGACGGGCTCGCCGCTGTCGCGCGGTCCGAGCCGGGGCTCGCCTCCATCGGGGTGGATTCGTGGGCGGTCGACTACAGCCTCCTCGCCGGCGGACGGCTCGTCGGCGAGCCGTACCATTACCGCGACGAGCGCACCGAGCGGGGAGTCTCGCTCGTGCACGGCGCCGTGCCGCCGGAGGAGCTGTACCGCGAGGGCGGCCTGCAGTTCCTGCCGTTCAACTCGGTCTACCAGCTGGCCGTCGACCGCGACTCGGGCGACCTCGACCGCTCGGACGGCTTCCTGCTGATCCCGGACCTGCTGACCTACTGGCTGACCGGGGAGCGCGTCGCCGAGCGGACCAACGCCTCCACCACCGCCCTGCTCGCCGCGGACGGACGCTGGAACGACCGGCTCATCGAGCGGCTCGGCCTGCGCCGGGACCTGTTCCCGCCGCTCGTCGACGCCGGCACGGGGGTCGGGCGTCTGCTGCCCTCGCTCGATCTCGGATTCGACGGGGACGGTCCGGTGGTCACCGCGGTCGGCTCGCACGACACCGCCTCGGCCGTCGTCGCGGTGCCGATGGACCCGACCCGCGCCGCCTACATCTCGTGCGGAACGTGGGGCCTCGTCGGCGTCGAGCTCGAGCACCGCGTCGTCAGCGACGCGGGTCGTGCCGCCAACTTCACGAACGAGGGCGGCGTCGACGGGCGTGTCCGGTACCTCCACAATGTCATGGGGCTCTGGCTGCTCAGCGAGTCGCTGCGGGAGTGGCAGCGGAGGGGCCTGCCCGTCACCCTCGAGTCGCTGCTGACCGAGGCGGCGGCGCTGCCCCGCCCGGCCGACCTGTTCGACGCCGACGACCCGCGCTTCCTGGCGCCCGGCGACCTCCCGGGCCGCATCGCCGGGTGGTTCGCCGAGCGAGGCCTCCGCGCTCCGGCGAGCCCCGCCGGGATGGTCCGGGTCATCATCGAGAGCCTCGCGGAGGCCTTCGCCCGCACGGTGCGCCAGGCGGCCGAGCTCACCGGGGTGCCGGTCGAGACGATCAACATCGTCGGCGGCGGATCGCGCAACGCGCTGCTGTGCCAGGCGACGGCCGACCGCGCCGGGGTGCCCGTGGTGGCGGGCCCCGTCGAGGCGACCGCGATCGGAAACGCGCTGGTGCAGGCGCGGGCGGTCGGATTCATCGAGGGGGACCTCGAGACGCTGCGGGCGCTCGTCGCGGCGACCGTGCCGCTGACGCGCTACGAGCCGGCGGGGTTGCGCGGGGCTGCGGGTTCGGCGTCCGCTGCCGCGGCTTCCGCTTCCGCGGCCTCCGCTAGCGCGGCCTCCGCTCCCGCGCGCGGCGCGCATTGA